The genome window CTCAGCGAGATGCGCAGCAAGAAGGATGCCCACGACAATATGCTGGCCGACATTCTGGCCTGTGAGCGTCAGGCCCGGGAGAAGAAGCGCGCCCATCAGGACATCGAGAAGCGGGAGAATCAAAAGCAACAGGTGGCCAAGGATCTGATCAATCAGCAGAAGGAGCAACAGTTCTATCTGGAAAAGGATGCGGCACTCACGAAAATCACACGCGACAGCACCAGCTTCATGGAGCGCCAATATCAACAGGCAGCCGATCGTGAAGCCATCAGTCATGCCATGAATCTCAGCAGCTACGAAGGCATCGCCGCCGATATCGTGAACAATGTGCGACTCCGTGCCGCTGCCGTTGAGGAGGAGCGCATGATAAAGCAGGCACTGCACGACATGGAGGCGGACATGGAGCGACGGGTGGATGAGGAGCGCATGCGTGTCCTTCATGCCCAGGCCAGGGACATCATCGACGAGGTGCGACCCTGCAAACTGTCGCAAGTGGAGCGACAAGCCTTTGGATTGCCCGCATGCGGATTGCATGACACTGACATTCACAACACTCACACAACCTAATCCTAATCATTATCCTAAACAATATTCGACTTATTTGTTAATTCATTCAACTGATTCCGTGCATGTACTGTGTGTATACGAATAGTGACTACTGTGTACTGCCCTGTGTGCAACCGATAAATTACTCaggcaataaatatatatttgtgtacatgaatttatttgtttcattaTTCTTTgtaaaatcaaaaccaaaatccagaggaaaatatttttttaactaatttaataaaacttaagtgcagaatgaatttagatgccaaaccatttAAAAATCTGCTAGGTTATgccaaagttataaaagtttaaagttggtcgaacctttgacctagcaactttacaagtcaaaatttgtgttcaatttgacatgatttttaacaagaaaatgaaaggtctcagaatcaaatttaaagtgatgttttatactaattacgatataaggagttgattaaaagtgaaaactcgagattttaaaatttcaattttcaaaatatcaaaggggggacccttagcattgaaatcaaaccatggctatgatagtcgaaaataatcaaattttctaaataaacaaaattttaatgcagaatgaatttagagaacAAATCATGATCAGAATGacaatccgcttgaaaatcggtttagttttgacaaagttatgaaaatttgaagttggtcgaacctttgacctagcaactttacaaatcacaatttttgtccgatttgacatgattttttacagaaaaatgaaaggtctcagaatcaaatttaaagtgttgttttatactaattacgatataaggagttgattaaaagtgaaaactcgagattttaaaatttcaattttcaaaatatcaaaggggggacccttagcatcgaacccaagatttagagtgaaataatttttttttcaaaataaattaaatttgaatgcagaatgaattaagatgccaaaccatgattaaaatgacattccatttaaaaatcggttaagttttgacaaagttatgacagttcaaagttggtcAAGCGTCTGACCTAGAAACTTAAGATgtctaaatttttgttcaatttgatatgattttttacaaagcAATAAAGcttctcagaatcaaatttaaagtgttgtttaatactaattacgatataaggagttgattaaaagtgagaactcgagattttaaaatttcaattttcaaaatatcaaaggggggaccctatggtattaaaatagAAACCCAAATCTAGCCGGTAAAAAAGGTTGGGTTCGATAACGGTTCCGGTTACAGTTTGGGGACGATTGTCTACATCTTTcgtaaaatattattgcatacttttagaaTGTGACGAGTGACTAAGGCTAATTGATTTGAGACACCTGCAGTTTAAGAGCCACTAGAtctaaaaattcataaatctaatttaattttcccgAAATCATAAATGAAATAGTGTCAAAGGTGtatgcacatatttatattgtactgTTATACTAAAATACTATATCattctgtttaattttataaaatatgataaaattttGATCTGTGCTGTATAATAAATTCATGACAAACCTTGATAAACGTTTGACAGCACTGTTCAACCGACATTTTGAACAATATGGCGTTGACAATACTGTCCAACAGAAGTTTACAATAATAAGACCCTGACAGTCCTGTtcacaaaaaattcaattgcaagaatttaacatttgaaaatttactAAACTATGGAATCATCTTCAAATTGCAACTCCGGTGGTATTCATGATACCACGATGGAAGATTGGCAGGACGAAAGTGCCGTTGAGCAGGAGACGATTGCCATGATGCGACACTTTGGCATGATGTCCATGACTGACAGACGTCTGTCACCAATACCGGACATTGAAGAGCCTTTACCATCCATGATATTGATTGAAAACCATAATTTACCGTACATCCTTGGTCCCAGTTGCTTTGAGCCGGGCAGGAAGATAAATAACAATCAGTTAGAACTGAAGCCGCAACATTCTTCGAAGCTTAAGAATTGGAAAGATATTATTGTGAATGGGCGTCGTCGTCCACTTCCAGATCAAGGGGAAGTTCACGAAAAACGGCGTAAGATGGATGATTA of Drosophila innubila isolate TH190305 chromosome X, UK_Dinn_1.0, whole genome shotgun sequence contains these proteins:
- the LOC117781196 gene encoding uncharacterized protein LOC117781196, which encodes MESSSNCNSGGIHDTTMEDWQDESAVEQETIAMMRHFGMMSMTDRRLSPIPDIEEPLPSMILIENHNLPYILGPSCFEPGRKINNNQLELKPQHSSKLKNWKDIIVNGRRRPLPDQGEVHEKRRKMDDYYHHYY